In a genomic window of Pseudomonas putida:
- a CDS encoding AraC family transcriptional regulator, with the protein MPVQARTAVLTNYLEVARHLRLNANVLLAEVGLSPAMLADQSQRIPATTGIILLEKSAALSGCETLGLRMAELRQLADFGEVSLLLSHQNNLRDALKVIVHYRQLINDSLAIFVEESDKTVIIREELVTDMGTNNRQSIELAIAVMHRFCAALLGAHWNPINVCFTHDAPADLSVHRRIFGCKIEFGCEFNGIVCPASNLDAANPLANEAMARHAQRYLDSLLGKYGSSVAFDVRKAIYLLLPMGRATIAQIAQSLGMNVRTLQRRLGEEGSSFSEVISCVRRDLVIRYLENPAYSLGRIADMLGYSMPNSFTRWFISQFNMPPATWRAEHKIVARKDS; encoded by the coding sequence ATGCCCGTACAAGCACGCACCGCCGTACTGACCAACTACCTGGAGGTGGCTCGCCATCTGCGTCTGAACGCTAACGTCCTGCTGGCCGAAGTGGGCTTGAGCCCCGCCATGCTGGCCGACCAAAGCCAGCGCATCCCGGCCACGACCGGCATCATCCTGCTGGAAAAATCAGCGGCCTTGAGTGGCTGCGAGACCCTCGGCCTGCGCATGGCCGAGCTGCGTCAACTGGCGGATTTCGGCGAAGTGAGCCTGCTGCTCAGTCACCAGAACAACCTGCGCGACGCGCTGAAAGTGATCGTGCACTACCGGCAACTGATCAACGATTCGCTGGCGATTTTTGTCGAGGAATCGGACAAGACGGTGATCATTCGCGAAGAACTGGTGACCGACATGGGCACCAACAATCGCCAGTCCATTGAACTGGCCATCGCGGTGATGCATCGCTTTTGCGCGGCCCTGCTCGGCGCGCACTGGAACCCGATCAACGTCTGCTTCACCCATGACGCACCGGCGGATCTCTCGGTGCATCGGCGGATCTTCGGCTGCAAGATCGAGTTCGGTTGCGAGTTCAACGGCATCGTCTGCCCTGCTTCCAACCTCGACGCCGCCAACCCGCTGGCCAACGAAGCGATGGCACGACACGCGCAGCGCTACCTGGATTCCCTGCTGGGCAAGTACGGCAGCTCGGTGGCGTTCGATGTGCGCAAGGCCATCTACCTGCTGTTGCCGATGGGGCGCGCGACCATCGCGCAAATTGCCCAGAGCCTGGGCATGAACGTACGCACCCTGCAGCGTCGCCTGGGCGAAGAAGGTTCCAGTTTCAGTGAGGTGATCAGTTGCGTGCGTCGCGACCTGGTGATTCGCTACCTGGAGAACCCCGCCTACTCGCTGGGGCGGATCGCCGACATGCTCGGCTACTCCATGCCCAACTCCTTCACGCGATGGTTCATCTCGCAATTCAACATGCCGCCCGCCACCTGGCGCGCCGAGCACAAGATCGTGGCGCGCAAGGACAGCTGA
- a CDS encoding RBBP9/YdeN family alpha/beta hydrolase has translation MSDTTILIVPGLRDHVPEHWQTLLQARLEKVRCVPPLEENKLSLAARVDAIQRELQMISGPVILVAHSAGVLMVAHWAARHDRPIKGALLAAPPDLEATWPAGYPTPQSLRANGWSPLPTAPLPFPSIVAASTNDHLASLESVTRMAGQWGSQLVNLGAVGHLNPAAGFGEWPQAQAFIDTLDR, from the coding sequence ATGAGTGATACCACGATTTTGATCGTTCCAGGCTTGCGTGATCATGTGCCGGAACATTGGCAAACGCTGCTGCAAGCCAGGCTGGAAAAGGTCCGCTGCGTACCGCCCCTGGAAGAGAACAAACTGAGCCTGGCGGCGCGGGTCGACGCGATCCAGCGTGAGCTGCAGATGATTTCCGGCCCGGTCATTCTGGTGGCCCACAGTGCCGGTGTGCTGATGGTCGCGCACTGGGCCGCTCGCCATGATCGCCCGATCAAGGGCGCCTTGCTCGCCGCGCCACCGGACCTTGAAGCCACCTGGCCAGCCGGCTATCCAACCCCCCAGAGCCTGCGGGCCAATGGCTGGAGCCCGCTGCCGACCGCGCCTCTGCCATTCCCCTCGATCGTCGCGGCCAGTACCAACGACCACCTGGCGAGCCTTGAGTCGGTGACTCGAATGGCCGGGCAGTGGGGCAGCCAACTGGTCAACCTCGGTGCCGTGGGCCATCTCAATCCGGCCGCCGGATTTGGCGAGTGGCCCCAGGCCCAGGCCTTCATCGACACCCTGGATCGCTAA
- a CDS encoding DUF1302 domain-containing protein: MPTSTGHSALLRSLLPTAISLAVMPAAHAFELNDASGDWTMRFDNTLKASYGQRVEGQNAKIANTSNLNDGDKNFSVGSAVTQRVDLLTELDVVYQRKMGFRVSGASWYDHAYDDVGSNSNPFPGQAGNAGNLVAARQAGAIAPGTSLNGHTASRHGLSNYTDRYYNGPSGEILDAFVFYSTEVGEESMLSAKLGKHNVYWGETLFNAANGINYGQAALDIAKLYNVPGTETKELFLPRNQLSMSFTVNPELTLGAQYFLEFQNSRLPEGGTYMGGYDMLGEGADVFWLPLPSLLGGAGAFYGAPRGHDVKPHNSGDFGLMAKWSPDWLDGTLGFYYRNTSDTLPSVLINAPNLHKPGLAGLEGIEYLTAYADDIDIYGISLSKSVGPVSVGLDLNYRENMPLVSNFSTINPTLNTLAGEGLVNGANLIGAVPGKGETGLARGKTFHVVLNGLVTFGNTAVWDASSLAVEGTLTHLVSVDKGKQTFKGDSSYRGVDKVDTNAYTIATNFTPTWFQVFPGVDLSMPVSYNVGLKGNSAVQLGGNEDAGSYSVGIAADVYSKYKFDLKYVDAFGPFDTCETGLDNNTPGANGRYECIPGQITSQAGLSPLLKDRGMVTASFKTTF, from the coding sequence ATGCCTACCTCTACGGGTCACAGCGCCTTGCTGCGCAGCCTGCTGCCCACAGCCATTTCACTCGCCGTCATGCCGGCCGCCCATGCCTTCGAGCTCAACGATGCCAGCGGCGACTGGACCATGCGTTTCGACAACACCCTCAAGGCCAGTTACGGCCAGCGGGTCGAAGGGCAGAACGCGAAGATCGCCAACACCTCCAACCTCAACGATGGCGACAAGAATTTCAGCGTCGGCAGCGCGGTCACCCAGCGGGTCGACCTGCTGACCGAGCTGGATGTGGTTTACCAGCGCAAGATGGGTTTCCGGGTCAGTGGCGCCAGTTGGTACGACCATGCCTATGACGACGTCGGCTCCAACTCCAACCCCTTTCCGGGGCAGGCGGGCAACGCCGGTAACCTGGTTGCGGCGCGCCAGGCCGGTGCGATTGCGCCCGGCACGTCGCTCAACGGCCACACCGCCAGCCGGCACGGGTTGAGCAACTACACCGATCGTTACTACAACGGTCCGTCCGGGGAAATCCTCGATGCCTTCGTGTTCTACAGCACCGAAGTTGGCGAGGAGTCGATGCTCAGCGCCAAGCTCGGCAAGCACAACGTGTACTGGGGGGAAACCCTGTTCAACGCGGCCAACGGCATCAACTACGGGCAAGCGGCGCTGGACATCGCCAAGCTGTACAACGTGCCGGGCACCGAAACCAAGGAGCTGTTCCTGCCGCGTAACCAGTTGTCGATGTCGTTCACCGTCAACCCGGAGCTGACCTTGGGCGCGCAGTACTTCCTGGAGTTCCAGAACTCCCGGCTGCCCGAGGGCGGGACCTACATGGGCGGCTACGACATGCTGGGCGAGGGTGCCGATGTTTTCTGGCTGCCCTTGCCATCACTGCTGGGCGGGGCCGGCGCGTTTTACGGCGCGCCCCGTGGCCACGACGTCAAGCCGCACAACTCGGGTGACTTCGGGCTGATGGCCAAGTGGAGCCCGGATTGGCTCGATGGCACCTTGGGTTTCTACTACCGCAACACCTCGGACACGCTGCCGTCGGTGTTGATCAATGCGCCCAACCTGCACAAGCCGGGTCTCGCCGGTCTGGAAGGCATCGAGTACCTGACCGCCTACGCCGATGACATCGACATCTACGGCATCAGCCTGTCCAAGAGTGTTGGTCCGGTCAGCGTCGGTCTCGACTTGAACTACCGCGAGAACATGCCGCTGGTGAGCAACTTCAGCACCATCAACCCGACCCTGAATACCCTGGCCGGCGAAGGGCTGGTCAACGGCGCGAACCTGATCGGCGCGGTGCCGGGCAAAGGGGAAACCGGGCTCGCTCGCGGCAAGACGTTTCACGTCGTGCTCAACGGCCTGGTGACCTTTGGCAACACCGCCGTGTGGGATGCCTCATCCCTGGCGGTGGAGGGCACGCTGACCCATCTGGTCAGTGTCGACAAGGGCAAGCAGACCTTCAAGGGCGACTCCAGCTACCGGGGCGTCGACAAGGTCGATACCAATGCCTACACCATCGCGACGAACTTCACCCCGACCTGGTTCCAGGTATTCCCGGGGGTCGATCTGTCCATGCCGGTCTCCTACAACGTTGGCCTCAAGGGCAACTCGGCGGTGCAACTGGGCGGCAACGAAGACGCCGGCAGCTACTCGGTCGGCATCGCCGCGGACGTTTATTCCAAATACAAGTTCGACCTCAAGTACGTCGATGCCTTCGGCCCGTTCGATACCTGCGAAACCGGGCTCGATAACAACACCCCTGGTGCCAACGGTCGCTATGAGTGCATCCCCGGCCAGATCACTTCACAGGCAGGCCTGTCGCCGCTGCTCAAGGATCGCGGAATGGTCACGGCCTCCTTCAAAACCACCTTCTGA
- a CDS encoding efflux RND transporter permease subunit — translation MGNIKQDAMPVIRDLRDFDQRSGNLLERLVFNFRPLFMLLMALTTVLLGYMAITRLELRPSFEKMIPQSQPYIQNFLENRASLRGLGNSVRVVVENTHGDIFDPEYLDVLKQVNDQLFLTDGVDRAWMKSLWSPGVRWTEVTEDGFQGGPVMPDTYSGKPEQIEQLRQNIARAGLVGSLVASDFKSSMLVVPLLDKAAAGGQRINYHAFSQMLEEQLRDKIEFAGDASARKAGKEGRSKKHEPHYKVRVIGFAKLMGDLIDGLIQVMMFFGLAVVTSLVIIYAYTRCVRSTLLVVGCSLIAVVWQLGIVAWLGYAIDPYSVLVPFLIFAIGVSHAAQKMNGIMQDIARGTHKLIAARYTFRRLFIAGVTALLADAVGFAVLMLIDIPVIQDLAITASIGVAVLIFTSLLLMPVALSYIGVGAKAAERALKIDTRAEKSKGFGRLWDLLDRFTTAKWATAAVLVATLMGVGGFVVSQQLKIGDLESGAPELRVDSRYNRDNAYITSHYALSSDLFAVMIKTAPEGCLNYKTLILADRLAWELQQYPGVQATASLVNAVRQITAGTYEGNPKLNSIQRNQDVLNYAAQQASVNSPELFNTDCSLMPVITFLKDHKAETLDAVVAIADKFARENSTPDRQFLLAAGSAGIEAATNIVVREANHTMLLYVYAAVTLFCLITFRSWRATLVALLPLVLTSILCEALMVAMGIGVKVATLPVIALGVGIGVDYALYLLSVQLHFQRQGLPLSQAYRNAVSFTGRVVGLVGITLAAGVVCWVWSPIKFQADMGILLTFMFLWNMLGALILIPALSYFLLRRPSLIEQVNPAQPVARVDGCAPSEKPGARHALTLSE, via the coding sequence ATGGGCAATATCAAACAAGACGCCATGCCGGTGATCCGCGACCTGCGCGATTTCGACCAGCGCTCCGGCAACCTTCTGGAACGCCTGGTGTTCAACTTCCGCCCGCTGTTCATGCTGCTGATGGCGCTGACCACGGTGCTGCTGGGCTACATGGCGATCACCCGCCTGGAGCTGCGCCCCAGCTTCGAAAAAATGATTCCGCAGAGCCAGCCCTACATCCAGAACTTCCTGGAAAACCGCGCCTCGTTGCGCGGCCTGGGCAACTCGGTGCGGGTGGTGGTGGAGAACACCCATGGCGATATTTTCGACCCCGAATACCTGGACGTGCTCAAGCAGGTCAACGATCAACTATTCCTCACCGACGGCGTCGACCGCGCCTGGATGAAGTCGCTGTGGAGCCCGGGCGTGCGCTGGACCGAAGTCACCGAGGACGGCTTCCAGGGCGGGCCGGTGATGCCCGACACCTATTCGGGCAAGCCGGAGCAGATCGAACAGCTGCGCCAGAACATCGCCCGCGCGGGTCTTGTGGGCAGTCTGGTGGCCAGCGATTTCAAGTCGAGCATGCTGGTGGTGCCGCTGCTGGACAAGGCCGCCGCTGGTGGCCAACGCATCAACTACCACGCCTTTTCGCAGATGCTCGAGGAGCAGCTGCGCGACAAGATCGAATTCGCCGGTGACGCTTCGGCGCGCAAGGCGGGGAAGGAAGGCCGCTCCAAGAAACATGAGCCGCATTACAAGGTACGCGTGATCGGCTTCGCCAAGCTGATGGGCGACCTGATCGACGGCCTGATCCAGGTGATGATGTTCTTCGGTTTGGCGGTGGTCACCTCGCTGGTGATCATCTATGCCTACACCCGGTGCGTGCGCAGTACCTTGCTGGTGGTCGGCTGCTCGCTGATCGCGGTGGTCTGGCAACTGGGCATCGTCGCCTGGCTGGGCTACGCCATCGACCCGTACTCGGTGCTGGTGCCATTCCTGATCTTCGCCATCGGCGTGTCCCACGCGGCGCAGAAGATGAATGGCATCATGCAGGACATCGCCCGGGGCACCCACAAACTGATCGCCGCGCGCTACACCTTCCGCCGCCTGTTCATTGCCGGGGTCACGGCGCTACTGGCCGATGCCGTGGGCTTTGCGGTGCTGATGCTGATCGACATCCCGGTGATCCAGGACCTGGCGATCACCGCCAGCATCGGCGTCGCGGTGTTGATCTTCACCTCGCTGCTGCTGATGCCAGTGGCGCTGTCCTACATCGGCGTCGGTGCCAAGGCTGCCGAGCGCGCGCTGAAAATCGACACCCGTGCCGAGAAGAGCAAAGGCTTCGGCCGACTCTGGGATTTGCTCGACCGCTTCACCACTGCCAAGTGGGCGACCGCCGCCGTGCTGGTGGCGACGCTGATGGGCGTCGGTGGTTTCGTGGTCAGCCAGCAGCTGAAAATCGGCGACCTGGAAAGCGGGGCGCCGGAGCTGCGCGTCGACTCGCGCTACAACCGCGACAACGCCTACATTACCAGCCACTACGCGCTGTCCAGCGACCTGTTCGCGGTGATGATCAAGACCGCGCCCGAAGGCTGCCTGAACTACAAGACCCTGATCCTCGCCGACCGCCTGGCCTGGGAGCTGCAGCAGTATCCGGGGGTGCAGGCCACGGCTTCGCTGGTCAACGCGGTACGGCAGATCACCGCCGGCACCTACGAAGGCAACCCCAAGCTCAACAGCATCCAGCGCAACCAGGACGTGCTCAACTATGCCGCGCAGCAGGCCTCGGTGAACTCGCCGGAGCTCTTCAATACCGACTGCTCGCTGATGCCGGTGATCACTTTCCTCAAGGACCACAAGGCCGAAACCCTGGACGCCGTGGTGGCGATCGCCGACAAGTTCGCCCGCGAGAACAGCACCCCGGATCGGCAGTTCCTGCTGGCCGCCGGCAGTGCCGGGATCGAGGCGGCGACCAACATCGTGGTGCGCGAAGCCAACCACACCATGCTGCTGTACGTGTACGCGGCAGTGACGCTGTTCTGCCTGATCACCTTCCGCAGCTGGCGGGCCACGCTGGTGGCGCTGTTGCCACTGGTGCTGACTTCGATCCTCTGCGAGGCGCTGATGGTGGCCATGGGCATCGGCGTGAAGGTCGCGACCCTGCCGGTGATCGCCCTCGGGGTGGGCATCGGCGTGGACTACGCCTTGTACCTGCTCAGCGTGCAATTGCACTTCCAGCGTCAGGGCCTGCCGCTGTCCCAGGCCTACCGCAACGCGGTGTCCTTCACCGGCCGCGTGGTCGGGCTGGTGGGCATCACCCTGGCCGCTGGCGTGGTGTGCTGGGTGTGGTCGCCGATCAAGTTCCAGGCCGACATGGGCATCCTGCTGACCTTCATGTTCCTGTGGAACATGCTCGGGGCGCTGATTCTGATCCCGGCGCTGTCGTATTTCCTGCTGCGCAGGCCCTCGCTTATCGAACAGGTGAATCCGGCTCAGCCGGTGGCCCGTGTCGATGGTTGCGCCCCTTCCGAAAAACCGGGGGCGCGTCATGCCCTCACATTGTCTGAGTAG
- a CDS encoding WD40/YVTN/BNR-like repeat-containing protein codes for MCSYKNNYLQLACGVVLSVLQGVSFAADYVDVLDLPARVSALSVNSPLSGMTRAGSRVISVGQRGHILFSDDSGLHWQQASVPVSADLTAVNFPTASQGWAVGNDGVVLHSSDAGATWQKQLDGRQIGSLLIEHYSALAKAEPNNEQWPQLATEGQRLMDQGADKPLLDVWFANEKTGYVVGVFNLILRTDDGGQTWTPFQDRTDNPQGFHLNAIASTGDALYIAGEQGLLLKWDDSAQRFTAVETPYQGSFFGVLGKPGEVLVYGLRGNVLRSSDGGQSWAALDSGLHLSITAGLIDAAGHYRLFTQGGQMLVSQGQGAQMHLVQQSAPAPVAGATQAADGQLVLAGSRGARTLPVAPVPKAAAIEP; via the coding sequence ATGTGTTCGTATAAAAATAATTATTTGCAGCTGGCCTGTGGTGTGGTGTTGAGCGTGTTGCAAGGCGTCAGCTTCGCAGCCGATTACGTCGATGTACTGGACTTGCCCGCCCGGGTCAGTGCCTTGTCCGTCAACAGCCCGTTGTCCGGCATGACCCGCGCAGGTTCGCGGGTGATCAGCGTCGGCCAGCGCGGCCATATTCTGTTTTCCGATGATTCAGGGTTGCACTGGCAACAGGCCTCGGTGCCGGTCAGTGCCGACCTTACTGCCGTGAATTTCCCGACCGCGAGCCAAGGCTGGGCGGTGGGCAATGACGGCGTGGTGCTGCACAGCAGCGATGCCGGCGCGACCTGGCAAAAACAACTCGACGGTCGCCAGATCGGCAGCTTGCTGATCGAACATTACTCGGCTCTGGCCAAGGCAGAGCCGAACAACGAGCAATGGCCCCAGTTGGCCACGGAAGGCCAACGTTTAATGGATCAAGGCGCGGACAAACCGCTGCTGGACGTCTGGTTCGCCAATGAAAAAACCGGCTATGTGGTCGGCGTGTTCAATCTGATCCTGCGCACCGACGATGGCGGCCAGACCTGGACGCCGTTCCAGGACCGCACCGATAACCCGCAGGGTTTCCACCTCAATGCCATCGCCTCAACGGGTGATGCGCTGTACATCGCCGGCGAGCAGGGTCTGTTGCTCAAGTGGGACGACAGTGCGCAACGCTTCACTGCCGTAGAGACGCCGTATCAGGGCAGCTTCTTCGGTGTGCTCGGCAAGCCCGGCGAAGTGCTGGTCTACGGCCTGCGCGGCAACGTGCTGCGCAGCAGCGATGGCGGCCAGAGCTGGGCCGCCCTGGACAGCGGCCTGCACCTGAGCATCACCGCGGGGCTGATCGATGCCGCTGGTCACTACCGCCTGTTCACCCAGGGCGGGCAGATGCTGGTCAGCCAGGGGCAGGGCGCGCAGATGCACCTGGTGCAGCAGTCGGCTCCAGCGCCGGTCGCCGGTGCCACCCAGGCCGCCGACGGCCAGCTGGTGCTGGCGGGCAGCCGTGGCGCCCGCACACTGCCAGTCGCACCTGTCCCCAAAGCCGCCGCCATCGAACCCTAA
- a CDS encoding DUF1329 domain-containing protein yields the protein MKFLESVLAISLAGVIAAQAQAGVSTEEAAKLGTSLTGVGAEMAGNADGSIPAYKGGLTTPPASFKAGDSMRPDPFADEKPLLVIDGKNVEQYKGQLTATAVELAKRYPSYHINVYPTHRTVALPQAVLDNSRKNATGAKSLEGGLSIDNVLPGVPFPIPQSGSEAMWNHLLRYLGVNLTSKYDSWTVDAAGVPTLATTGLSFMNYPVYEDMSKLISSTDIFYQMKLYYTGPARRAGEAIMLKDSANPLVQPRKAWQYLPGQRRVKLAPDLAYDTPNPGTAGTNTYDDTFVFNGALDRFDWKLVGKQEMFVPYNTYKLTYAQDPKVLTTPNHLASDYVRWEKHRVWVVEGTLKSGSRHVYHKRRFYLDEDSWIALASDQYDARGQLYRGSFAFLSQSYDKLTPDTSPFMIYDLVGGNYNINGIVGPYGGVKYIDPLSKAQWVPDALAGSGIR from the coding sequence ATGAAATTTCTTGAAAGCGTGCTGGCGATTTCCCTGGCGGGCGTCATCGCCGCCCAGGCTCAAGCCGGTGTTTCGACTGAAGAAGCGGCGAAGCTGGGCACCAGCCTGACCGGTGTCGGCGCCGAAATGGCGGGCAATGCCGATGGCTCGATCCCGGCGTACAAGGGCGGACTGACCACACCACCGGCCAGCTTCAAGGCCGGCGACAGCATGCGTCCGGACCCGTTTGCCGACGAGAAGCCGCTGTTGGTGATCGATGGCAAGAACGTCGAGCAATACAAGGGCCAGTTGACGGCCACGGCGGTGGAACTGGCCAAGCGTTATCCCAGTTATCACATCAACGTGTACCCGACGCACCGCACCGTGGCCCTGCCGCAGGCGGTGCTGGACAACAGCCGCAAGAACGCCACGGGCGCCAAATCCCTGGAAGGCGGGCTGTCGATCGATAACGTCCTGCCCGGCGTGCCGTTCCCGATCCCGCAATCGGGCAGCGAAGCGATGTGGAACCACTTGCTGCGCTATCTGGGGGTCAACCTCACGTCCAAGTATGACTCCTGGACCGTCGACGCCGCCGGTGTGCCGACGCTGGCCACCACCGGCCTGTCGTTCATGAACTATCCGGTCTACGAAGACATGTCGAAGCTGATCAGCAGCACGGACATTTTTTATCAGATGAAGCTGTATTACACCGGCCCCGCGCGCCGTGCCGGTGAGGCGATCATGCTCAAGGATTCGGCCAACCCGCTGGTGCAGCCGCGCAAGGCCTGGCAGTACCTGCCGGGGCAGCGACGGGTGAAACTGGCGCCGGACCTGGCCTACGACACACCCAACCCCGGTACCGCCGGGACCAACACCTACGACGACACCTTCGTGTTCAACGGTGCGCTGGATCGCTTCGACTGGAAGCTGGTGGGCAAGCAGGAAATGTTCGTGCCCTACAACACCTACAAGCTGACCTACGCCCAGGACCCCAAGGTCCTGACCACGCCCAACCATCTCGCCTCTGATTATGTGCGCTGGGAAAAACACCGGGTGTGGGTGGTGGAGGGCACTCTCAAGTCCGGCTCGCGCCACGTCTACCACAAGCGCCGCTTCTACCTGGATGAAGACAGCTGGATCGCTCTGGCCTCGGACCAGTACGACGCCCGTGGTCAGCTCTACCGGGGTTCCTTCGCCTTCCTCAGCCAGAGCTACGACAAGCTGACCCCCGATACCTCGCCTTTTATGATCTACGACCTGGTCGGCGGCAACTACAACATCAACGGCATCGTCGGCCCGTACGGTGGCGTGAAGTACATCGATCCTCTGTCGAAGGCGCAGTGGGTGCCGGATGCCCTGGCGGGCAGCGGCATTCGCTGA
- a CDS encoding MFS transporter yields MAFHHSTVADEIDTSIGIPRRYAWIVFVLTFGLLISDYMSRQVLNAVFPILKGEWALSDGQLGLLSGIVALMVGLLTIPLSLLADRFGRVKSLALMALLWSLATLGCALAQNYQEMLIARFMVGVGEAAYGSVGIAVVVSVFPKSMRATLASAFMAGAMFGSVLGISIGGAVAVKLGWRWSFATMALFGLALAVLYPIIVKEARIAPQRLAEAVGKAAVKRQLRTLYGTRSVIATYIASGLQTFVAGSMIVWLPSYFNRYYGLGEGKAGALSGIMVLCCGAGAILCGMLSDRLSRQSPLRKVEMCMAFCLASCLLMSLALVQSAGPVQLGLIGLAMLFVTGANGPIIATIANLTHYKVHGTAFAVLTLVNNILGLAPGPFLTGRVSDLIGLHGAFQLIPLMSIAAVAVFFYVRCHYLDDLARAHSDEAEQAPGNTLMQAQSSR; encoded by the coding sequence ATGGCGTTTCATCACAGCACTGTGGCCGATGAAATCGATACTTCGATAGGCATTCCACGCCGCTACGCCTGGATCGTGTTTGTGCTGACGTTTGGTTTGTTGATTTCCGATTACATGTCACGGCAAGTCCTCAATGCCGTGTTCCCGATTCTCAAGGGCGAGTGGGCGTTGAGTGACGGCCAGCTCGGCCTGCTCAGCGGCATTGTCGCCCTGATGGTGGGCCTGCTGACCATTCCCCTGTCGCTGCTCGCCGACCGCTTTGGCCGGGTCAAGAGCCTGGCGCTGATGGCGCTGCTCTGGAGCCTGGCTACCCTGGGCTGCGCCCTGGCGCAGAACTACCAGGAAATGCTGATTGCGCGCTTCATGGTGGGCGTTGGCGAGGCAGCCTACGGCAGCGTCGGCATCGCCGTGGTGGTGTCGGTGTTTCCCAAGAGCATGCGGGCGACCCTCGCCAGTGCCTTCATGGCCGGCGCCATGTTCGGCTCGGTGTTGGGCATCTCCATTGGCGGGGCGGTGGCGGTCAAGCTGGGCTGGCGCTGGTCATTCGCGACCATGGCGCTGTTCGGCCTGGCGTTGGCGGTGCTTTACCCGATCATCGTCAAGGAAGCCCGGATCGCTCCGCAGCGATTGGCTGAAGCCGTCGGCAAAGCGGCGGTCAAGCGCCAGTTGCGGACCTTGTACGGCACCCGCTCGGTGATCGCCACCTACATCGCCAGCGGCCTGCAGACCTTCGTGGCCGGCAGCATGATTGTGTGGCTGCCGAGCTACTTCAACCGCTATTACGGGCTGGGCGAGGGCAAGGCCGGCGCACTCTCGGGGATCATGGTGCTGTGCTGCGGCGCCGGGGCCATTCTGTGCGGCATGCTCAGTGATCGGCTGTCGCGCCAATCGCCGTTGCGCAAGGTCGAAATGTGCATGGCGTTCTGCCTCGCCAGTTGCCTGCTGATGTCGCTGGCGCTGGTGCAGTCGGCCGGTCCCGTCCAGCTGGGGCTGATCGGCCTCGCCATGCTGTTCGTCACGGGCGCCAACGGCCCGATCATCGCCACCATCGCCAACCTGACCCACTACAAGGTCCACGGCACCGCGTTTGCGGTCCTGACCCTGGTCAACAATATCCTTGGCCTGGCACCGGGCCCATTCCTGACCGGCAGGGTCTCCGATCTCATCGGCCTGCATGGAGCCTTCCAGTTGATACCGCTGATGAGCATCGCGGCCGTGGCGGTGTTTTTCTATGTGCGCTGCCACTATCTCGACGACCTCGCGCGGGCGCACAGCGATGAGGCCGAACAAGCCCCTGGCAACACCTTGATGCAGGCGCAGTCGTCACGTTGA